One Ananas comosus cultivar F153 linkage group 1, ASM154086v1, whole genome shotgun sequence DNA window includes the following coding sequences:
- the LOC109718201 gene encoding LOW QUALITY PROTEIN: protein BZR1 homolog 1-like (The sequence of the model RefSeq protein was modified relative to this genomic sequence to represent the inferred CDS: deleted 2 bases in 1 codon): protein MTSGGAGGRTPTWKERENNKRRERRRRAIAAKIFGGLRAQGNYKLPKHCDNNEVLKALCNEAGWVVEDDGTTYRKGCKPASRPPELTIEGPSANVSPCSSSHHLSPLNSSYPSPVPSYHASPSSSSFPSPTRVNNPNPNPTLNPSFLRNLPTPLPPLRVSNSAPVTPPLSSPTAASRPAKVQKTNWDNSAFPNSFFAVSAPSSPTRTRFHHHHATIPECDELDISTVDSGRWVSYQMTAPASPTYNLINPAAPLPESARVIGGLERTGRGGGAEFEFESGGRVKPWEGEKIHDVGVEDLDLTLGVGSGCAK, encoded by the exons ATGACATCGGGGGGAGCGGGGGGGAGGACGCCGACgtggaaggagagggagaacaacaagaggagggagaggaggaggagggcgatcGCGGCGAAGATATTCGGGGGGTTGAGGGCGCAGGGGAACTACAAGCTCCCCAAGCACTGCGACAACAACGAGGTCCTAAAGGCGCTTTGCAACGAAGCAGGGTGGGTCGTCGAGGACGATGGCACCACCTACCGCAAG GGATGCAAACCGGCTTCGCGACCTCCTGAATTGACTATAGAAGGCCCCTCGGCGAACGTAAGCCCGTGCTCCTCCTCCCACCATCTCAGCCCACTCAACTCCTCGTACCCTAGTCCGGTCCCTTCCTATCATGCAAGcccgtcctcctcctccttccctaGCCCCACCCGCGTCAACAACCCTAACCCCAACCCTACCCTTAACCCC TCTTTCCTCCGCAACCTCCCCACCCCTCTCCCCCCCCTCCGAGTCTCAAACAGTGCCCCTGTGACTCCGCCCCTGTCATCTCCGACTGCCGCCTCTCGCCCTGCGAAGGTGCAGAAAACTAATTGGGACAATTCTGCATTTCCCAATTCATTTTTTGCCGTCTCCGCACCCTCTAGCCCGACTAGAACCCGGTTTCACCACCATCATGCGACAATACCCGAGTGTGACGAGTTGGACATTTCCACCGTCGATTCTGGGCGGTGGGTCAGTTACCAAATGACGGCGCCTGCGTCGCCGACGTATAATCTTATCAACCCCGCCGCTCCTCTACCAGAGAGCGCGAGGGTCATCGGAGGTCTGGAAAGGACAGGGCGTGGCGGTGGGGCGGAGTTTGAATTCGAGAGCGGGGGGCGAGTGAAGCCTTGGGAAGGGGAGAAGATTCACGACGTCGGGGTGGAGGATCTCGACCTCACATTGGGAGTGGGCAGCGGGTGTGCTAAGTGA
- the LOC109708520 gene encoding uncharacterized protein LOC109708520, whose protein sequence is MPGAVALRSGANPRSKQKIAAAAPEPGTKKKGSERRSRPNPATRPPESGRFDASGAGSCSSDSSCDRGSAKVGGARRKNVARAARVAPEASDAAAESPSIPKEPSLEKKRCSWITPYSDPLYVTFHDKEWGTPVFDDRKLFELLILSQALAELSWPTILKKRGTFRKLFDDFDHSSIAKFTEKKIILLRSSSSLLSEQKIRAAVENARLIKKIIEEFGSFSNYCWNFVCHKPIVNGFRYTRQVPVKSPKAEAISKDLMQRGFRCVGPTIIYSFMQAAGIVNDHLSSCFRFNACENHTRAAEVKKSISAMLLTEA, encoded by the exons ATGCCGGGGGCCGTCGCACTGAGGTCGGGGGCAAACCCTAGATCGAAGCAGaagatcgcggcggcggcgccggagccCGGGACGAAGAAGAAGGGGTCGGAGAGGAGGAGTAGGCCGAATCCGGCCACTCGGCCGCCGGAATCGGGCCGCTTCGACGCATCGGGAGCCGGGTCCTGCTCCTCGGACTCTTCGTGCGATCGGGGTTCGGCGAAGGTCGGGGGAGCTCGGCGTAAGAATGTGGCGAGAGCCGCGAGGGTCGCTCCCGAGGCTTCGGACGCGGCGGCGGAGTCGCCCTCGATACCGAAGGAGCCGTCGTTGGAGAAGAAGAGGTGTTCGTGGATAACTCCTTACTCTG ACCCTCTATATGTTACTTTCCATGATAAGGAATGGGGAACTCCGGTATTTGATGACCGAAAGCTATTCGAGTTACTTATATTATCGCAAGCTCTCGCAGAGTTGAGCTGGCCAACTATTCTAAAGAAGAGAGGCACATTCAG GAAGTTATTTGATGATTTTGACCACTCTTCTATTGCTAAATTTACCGAGAAGAAGATCATTCTACTCAGATCAAGTAGCTCATTGTTATCAGAGCAGAAAATTAGAGCAGCCGTAGAAAATGCAAGACTAATAAAGAAG ATAATAGAGGAATTTGGGTCCTTCAGCAACTACTGCTGGAACTTTGTGTGCCACAAGCCGATAGTCAATGGATTCCGATACACGCGTCAAGTTCCAGTGAAGAGTCCAAAAGCAGAAGCCATTAGCAAGGACCTAATGCAAAGGGGCTTCCGATGTGTCGGGCCGACTATTATTTACTCTTTCATGCAAGCCGCAGGAATAGTCAACGACCATCTTTCTAGCTGCTTTAGATTTAATGCCTGCGAAAACCACACTCGGGCTGCTGAAGTGAAGAAAAGTATCTCGGCAATGTTACTAACAGAGGCTTAA